One Candidatus Hydrogenedentota bacterium DNA segment encodes these proteins:
- a CDS encoding sulfatase-like hydrolase/transferase gives MQIDRRNYSRAWTIAGLLLLTAVGALLRAHDLERQSMWFDEYCAVTMLQDTHEFYRLLPMDHGNREQMPLYFALLYLWDAVFGGGLAAWRKISVVIGALSIPVMYAYGRSMFGRRWGWFAALLLALSPYGIMHSQGIRPYPLELLLGLCAAFAFSRTLQTGGLLWWGLNVLCNVLLVWSHLFGCWLLLAQGLTLLAFRPRRWRGTALWTLAHAPGIVPLLYFVLSRSSLAEPSLTSTWYDWLASYFFLDAYRIAMAVDGVRIAGDELVLGAAASALTTAFPIAAGVWTGGVIVSYLAYFGTLVRPLRPVAASPATAEPAAGYRSEQAAFLLLWIVLPTVLTVTLSFLIVPCFQPRYVIYVLPATYLAITGACAHCARHGLRRAGIALVLASFVTLTSIELVLPTGPNYVGPIRYIEARWTAGETILLCPDSDRDAFGMNFARPDPPLSGCRRLTGLYDALETALVSTNRAWVVIGRPPSIVGAAHGSRFERYCTLRNIRWAKTVFPGRWNMLLYACARPQGFVRLQKDPEIDAFSAALTDSLEDAALRWNLARALEQQQRFCDAAEQYKRILDTVEETSLDPETLSERLFEVGWDDSPTGANIYESLVGEVAVAWVRALAASSQPEAARRTLEQVRAAYPACSVLREMVIPATASRAPTPQIPAAPGRFYAYRLDEHLQEAVTTSPPSGESQPGAVALFPGAGGWTPGKHDSVFEVEEDGITLTAKDRDFLQSPLSITWYGPEVDSITIRMTVSGSDEVLVSWHPTGTLWDWCDEDGNCIIPIRVSQPGTPQTYAVRVDSLPRWQARAIDGLRIILPRGGELTLHEATLNTQQALFPSGAGAREFRIGNSLRSCLYVRTPAKTEYALRLPPDAHFTAAAGIVNEAPAVTFSLDVYTAAGSRTLSSLEVLSDASWLDMEADLSAYANQDVRLVLRTDCVMPGNIALWANPIIVQQRQTIAAQEVPNILFYVVDCLRADHLPMYGYDRMTAPNLTGFARQGMVFNRCLAPATCTRPSMASIFLGVDMLAHGLDCFDSTEISSIPTFVEFLRQAGYNTAAFTENPYTPPDAPKRRAYGMVEDFDELSAGRNGDTRRRVQEFLRQTRDYPFFAYVHTMECHVHIRGAGEMFYESAPPYQGKWTAHPADHLNAFDECILLSDANFKCIWDEIAALGLADETLIVFTADHGEGFGAHPGRIIHSYEPYDELVGVPLIAVWPGRIPAGVRITENVQSLDLAPTFLDAAGLAPFAGFQGMSLWPTLREGASQVAPDRVLFSYEGRDARKTTGISAMQGAFKLFGPLYSPRKRLFHLDEDPGETRSVRKDHGGLVEALEQRVRQHWPEQLTLRERFRPKAEQVVSVDVERDETLRAIGYLE, from the coding sequence ATGCAGATTGACCGCCGCAACTATTCCCGCGCATGGACAATCGCCGGCCTCCTCCTTCTGACGGCCGTGGGGGCCTTGCTGCGCGCGCATGACCTGGAACGGCAGTCCATGTGGTTCGATGAATACTGCGCGGTCACGATGCTCCAGGATACGCACGAGTTTTACCGCCTGCTTCCTATGGACCACGGAAACCGCGAACAAATGCCGCTCTACTTCGCGCTGCTTTACCTCTGGGATGCCGTCTTCGGCGGCGGCTTGGCGGCTTGGCGGAAGATCAGCGTCGTCATCGGCGCGTTGTCCATTCCCGTGATGTACGCCTACGGACGAAGCATGTTCGGCCGTAGATGGGGCTGGTTTGCCGCGCTGCTGCTGGCCCTGTCTCCCTACGGCATCATGCACAGTCAGGGGATACGGCCGTATCCTCTCGAATTGCTGCTGGGACTGTGCGCCGCATTCGCCTTTTCCAGGACCCTGCAAACGGGCGGCCTTCTGTGGTGGGGCCTGAATGTGCTCTGTAACGTATTGCTCGTCTGGTCACACCTCTTCGGCTGCTGGCTCCTGCTCGCGCAAGGGTTGACCCTGCTGGCATTTCGCCCCCGGCGTTGGCGCGGCACGGCGCTTTGGACCTTGGCGCACGCACCGGGCATCGTTCCGCTGCTTTATTTCGTGCTGAGCCGGTCCAGCCTGGCGGAACCGTCCCTGACGTCCACTTGGTACGATTGGCTTGCAAGCTATTTCTTTCTGGACGCCTATCGTATCGCTATGGCAGTGGACGGTGTGCGTATCGCGGGAGACGAACTGGTCCTCGGCGCCGCGGCTTCCGCACTCACAACGGCGTTTCCAATCGCCGCCGGCGTCTGGACGGGCGGCGTGATCGTATCGTATCTGGCATACTTCGGGACACTGGTCCGTCCGCTTCGGCCCGTGGCCGCTTCGCCGGCTACCGCCGAGCCTGCCGCTGGATATCGCAGCGAACAAGCTGCGTTCCTACTCCTCTGGATTGTCCTGCCCACCGTCCTGACAGTCACGTTGTCGTTTCTGATCGTGCCTTGCTTCCAGCCGCGCTATGTTATCTACGTGCTGCCTGCAACGTATCTGGCTATCACAGGCGCATGCGCGCACTGCGCACGGCACGGTCTGCGCAGGGCGGGCATAGCCTTGGTCCTGGCCTCCTTCGTCACGCTCACTTCGATCGAACTGGTCTTGCCGACAGGCCCGAACTATGTCGGGCCCATCCGATATATCGAGGCGCGCTGGACTGCGGGGGAAACCATTCTGCTGTGCCCCGATTCCGATAGGGACGCGTTCGGCATGAACTTCGCGCGGCCTGACCCGCCGCTTTCGGGCTGCCGCCGCCTGACCGGCCTTTACGATGCGCTTGAAACGGCTCTTGTCAGCACGAACCGCGCTTGGGTGGTCATTGGCCGTCCCCCGTCAATTGTCGGCGCGGCCCACGGCAGCCGCTTTGAGCGTTACTGCACGTTGCGGAACATCCGGTGGGCCAAGACGGTCTTTCCCGGACGCTGGAACATGCTGCTATATGCCTGCGCGCGGCCCCAGGGGTTCGTTCGCTTGCAGAAAGACCCCGAAATCGATGCCTTCAGCGCGGCGCTCACGGATTCGCTCGAAGATGCGGCGCTGCGATGGAACCTCGCACGGGCATTGGAACAGCAGCAACGGTTCTGCGATGCCGCGGAACAGTACAAGCGCATCCTTGACACGGTGGAAGAAACGTCGCTCGACCCCGAGACGCTATCGGAAAGGCTGTTCGAGGTTGGCTGGGACGACAGTCCGACGGGCGCGAACATTTACGAGAGTCTTGTTGGTGAAGTGGCCGTGGCATGGGTGCGCGCGCTCGCCGCATCGAGCCAGCCGGAGGCGGCCCGCCGCACCCTCGAACAAGTGCGCGCCGCATATCCGGCATGCTCGGTGCTGCGGGAAATGGTGATTCCGGCAACGGCCAGCCGCGCTCCAACTCCGCAGATCCCCGCGGCGCCAGGAAGATTCTACGCCTACCGTCTGGACGAGCACCTCCAAGAAGCCGTGACGACATCTCCCCCCTCCGGGGAATCGCAGCCCGGCGCTGTCGCGCTGTTTCCCGGCGCCGGCGGGTGGACACCGGGCAAGCATGACTCCGTATTCGAAGTCGAGGAAGACGGCATCACCTTAACGGCCAAGGACCGTGACTTCCTGCAATCCCCGCTGTCCATCACGTGGTACGGGCCGGAGGTCGACTCGATTACGATTCGCATGACGGTTTCCGGCTCGGATGAGGTGCTGGTATCGTGGCACCCGACCGGCACACTGTGGGACTGGTGCGACGAAGACGGGAATTGCATCATCCCTATCCGCGTATCACAACCCGGCACGCCGCAGACCTACGCCGTCCGGGTGGATAGCCTTCCCCGCTGGCAGGCGCGGGCAATCGACGGCCTCCGCATCATCCTGCCGCGAGGTGGCGAACTGACCCTGCACGAGGCCACCTTGAATACGCAGCAGGCGCTCTTCCCATCGGGAGCGGGCGCCCGGGAATTTCGCATCGGCAACTCGCTGCGTTCCTGCCTCTACGTGCGCACGCCCGCGAAAACCGAATATGCTTTGCGCCTGCCGCCGGACGCACATTTCACGGCCGCTGCCGGCATAGTGAACGAAGCACCAGCCGTGACATTTTCGCTCGACGTGTACACCGCCGCGGGGTCGCGTACGCTCTCGTCTCTGGAGGTACTTTCCGACGCTTCCTGGCTCGACATGGAGGCCGACCTCTCCGCGTACGCGAATCAGGACGTGCGTCTGGTCCTGCGCACGGACTGCGTTATGCCGGGCAATATCGCCTTGTGGGCCAACCCGATTATCGTGCAGCAGCGTCAGACCATCGCCGCGCAAGAGGTCCCGAACATTCTCTTCTACGTGGTGGATTGCCTGCGCGCAGACCATCTGCCCATGTACGGTTATGACCGTATGACCGCGCCTAACCTCACCGGCTTCGCGCGACAGGGCATGGTCTTCAACCGCTGCCTGGCCCCGGCCACGTGCACGCGCCCGTCCATGGCCTCGATATTTCTGGGCGTAGACATGCTGGCCCACGGCTTGGATTGCTTCGACAGCACGGAAATCAGCAGCATCCCGACGTTTGTCGAATTCCTGAGGCAAGCGGGCTACAACACCGCGGCGTTCACGGAAAACCCCTACACTCCGCCGGATGCGCCCAAGCGCCGCGCCTACGGCATGGTCGAGGACTTCGACGAACTTAGCGCGGGCCGGAACGGCGACACGCGCCGCCGCGTGCAGGAGTTCCTGAGACAAACCCGAGACTACCCCTTCTTCGCGTACGTGCACACGATGGAATGCCACGTGCACATCCGCGGTGCAGGCGAAATGTTCTACGAGAGCGCCCCTCCCTACCAGGGAAAGTGGACGGCGCATCCGGCAGACCATCTCAACGCTTTTGACGAGTGCATCTTGCTCAGCGACGCGAACTTCAAGTGCATCTGGGACGAAATCGCGGCGCTCGGCCTCGCGGACGAGACGTTGATCGTGTTCACGGCGGACCACGGAGAAGGTTTCGGCGCGCACCCCGGGCGGATAATCCACAGTTACGAGCCTTACGACGAACTAGTCGGCGTACCATTGATCGCCGTGTGGCCGGGGCGCATCCCCGCGGGCGTGCGCATCACGGAAAACGTACAATCGCTCGACTTGGCGCCGACTTTCCTCGACGCCGCCGGCCTGGCGCCCTTCGCGGGCTTCCAGGGCATGAGCCTGTGGCCCACGCTGCGGGAAGGCGCTTCGCAGGTCGCGCCGGACCGCGTCCTGTTCTCCTATGAAGGCCGCGATGCGCGCAAGACCACCGGCATAAGCGCCATGCAAGGCGCGTTCAAGCTGTTTGGCCCCCTGTATTCGCCGCGCAAGAGGCTGTTCCACCTTGATGAAGACCCGGGCGAAACACGCAGCGTTCGCAAGGACCACGGCGGACTTGTGGAGGCGCTGGAGCAACGGGTGCGGCAACATTGGCCGGAGCAATTGACGCTGCGGGAACGGTTCCGCCCCAAGGCCGAGCAAGTGGTCTCGGTCGACGTCGAGCGGGACGAAACGCTTCGGGCAATCGGCTACCTCGAGTAA
- a CDS encoding sulfatase, producing the protein MPKRLPNVLIFAIDSIRRDHMSCYGYPRLTTPHFDRIAARGVLFENAFSAYIPTTPAYSSILTGLDVVSHQQVALGPKGPLPEDRPTLPEILRHAGYRSAVVGFDKGFYRGFDKYLNFEGWPAWEDRPARKAENLNAVAIPEMERMHASGKPWLLFLRHMDPHSPYLPPPPFDQLFYSKDPCNKRLPDTMKPVFAFKPFADYFKSWMPPGVRDKDYVIAQYDGEIAYMDACCQRILTRLEELGCAEDTLIVVTGDHGETLYDHEAFFDHHGLYEPTLVVPLIYYWPGHVPQGARTKAVSLHQDLIPTLLDVCGLKQHAKGLSFDGVSLSRYFEDRQGSPRSDFYITECTWMRKHGWRTPIWKFWEALEPDFHDKPPVELYNLIEDPGEAHNLAGQEPEIVDMLRARMNGWIDGRCKQTGKTNPILDHWVGRDKYIGSIATAKQLQQSAKKGQKG; encoded by the coding sequence ATGCCGAAACGCTTGCCCAATGTCCTGATTTTCGCCATCGACAGCATCCGCCGGGACCACATGAGCTGCTACGGCTATCCGCGCCTGACAACACCGCACTTCGACCGGATTGCGGCGCGAGGCGTCCTGTTTGAGAATGCCTTCAGCGCCTATATCCCGACGACGCCCGCCTATTCGAGCATCCTGACCGGGCTCGACGTGGTGTCACACCAACAGGTCGCGCTTGGGCCGAAAGGTCCGCTGCCGGAGGACCGCCCTACACTGCCGGAAATCCTGCGCCATGCGGGGTATCGTTCGGCCGTCGTGGGTTTCGACAAGGGTTTCTACCGGGGCTTCGACAAATATCTGAACTTCGAGGGTTGGCCTGCGTGGGAGGACCGTCCCGCGCGCAAGGCGGAGAACCTGAACGCGGTGGCGATTCCGGAAATGGAACGCATGCACGCTTCAGGCAAGCCTTGGCTGCTTTTCCTGCGCCACATGGACCCGCACTCACCCTACTTGCCGCCGCCGCCGTTCGACCAGTTGTTCTACTCGAAGGACCCGTGCAACAAGCGCTTGCCGGACACCATGAAGCCCGTGTTCGCCTTCAAGCCCTTCGCGGACTATTTCAAATCCTGGATGCCGCCCGGCGTCCGGGACAAGGATTACGTGATCGCTCAGTACGATGGCGAAATCGCATACATGGACGCTTGCTGCCAGCGCATTCTGACGCGGCTCGAGGAACTCGGTTGCGCGGAAGACACTCTCATCGTGGTCACTGGCGACCACGGAGAAACGCTGTACGATCACGAGGCGTTCTTCGACCATCACGGCCTCTACGAGCCCACGCTGGTCGTGCCGCTCATCTACTACTGGCCGGGGCACGTGCCGCAAGGCGCGCGCACGAAGGCCGTCTCATTGCACCAGGACCTGATTCCGACACTGCTGGACGTTTGCGGCCTGAAACAACACGCGAAGGGCCTTTCATTCGATGGAGTCTCGCTATCACGCTATTTCGAGGACCGGCAAGGCAGCCCGCGCTCCGATTTTTACATCACCGAGTGCACGTGGATGCGCAAGCACGGCTGGCGCACCCCCATCTGGAAATTCTGGGAAGCGCTCGAACCGGATTTCCACGACAAGCCGCCCGTGGAGCTTTACAATCTCATCGAAGACCCAGGCGAGGCGCACAACCTCGCCGGCCAGGAGCCCGAAATCGTGGACATGCTGCGCGCGCGCATGAACGGCTGGATCGACGGACGCTGCAAACAGACCGGCAAGACCAACCCCATCCTCGACCATTGGGTGGGCAGGGACAAATATATCGGCTCGATTGCGACGGCCAAACAACTGCAGCAAAGCGCGAAAAAAGGCCAAAAGGGTTAA